In Hymenobacter gelipurpurascens, one DNA window encodes the following:
- a CDS encoding glycoside hydrolase family 108 protein yields the protein MANFETAYHKTAAVEGGYADNPKDRGGETWKGVARNFNPQWLGWALVDYHRKAPGFPGTLATDAKLQEHVLRFYKLGYWDANRLGELNDQDIANELYDTAVNCGVGVASRFLQRALNLTNRNGVDYPDLVVDGKIGPITIARMNNHRRPKLILKILNTMQGGKYIDIAEGRHDQEEFINSWFSRVSLAA from the coding sequence ATGGCCAATTTTGAAACCGCTTATCACAAAACGGCTGCTGTAGAAGGTGGCTACGCCGACAACCCCAAAGACCGGGGTGGTGAAACCTGGAAAGGCGTTGCTCGCAACTTCAATCCACAGTGGCTGGGGTGGGCTCTGGTGGATTACCATAGAAAAGCGCCAGGCTTCCCAGGCACTTTGGCCACAGATGCAAAGCTACAGGAGCACGTGTTGCGCTTTTATAAACTGGGGTATTGGGATGCTAACCGACTAGGTGAGCTCAATGATCAAGATATAGCTAACGAGCTATACGATACAGCGGTGAACTGTGGCGTTGGGGTGGCCTCACGCTTTCTGCAGCGAGCCCTGAATCTGACAAATCGCAACGGAGTCGATTATCCAGACTTGGTGGTAGATGGCAAAATCGGCCCCATTACGATTGCTCGAATGAATAATCACCGCCGGCCTAAACTGATATTGAAAATCCTCAATACGATGCAGGGGGGCAAGTACATCGATATCGCAGAGGGACGACATGATCAGGAAGAGTTTATCAATTCCTGGTTCTCCCGCGTCTCACTCGCTGCTTAA
- a CDS encoding GAF domain-containing protein — protein MPLLLAALPPADKLYTALAGVAVAVALLLLDMLRTTLNEWREARRKKKQSNFFYLAEKQVLLDQATERICLTTKADHVGLYRLHNGEYFEGDDSIKKMSQVSEAVGGRDISRWKLASQSMLMSNYPHLVLGLKQAAYYWMHPDNVQDFEMGRLMNDRAYDSCVALLICGKKNRPLAILILSWCRDHVTEADVDLLSLESDRRDLAFTLSD, from the coding sequence GTGCCCTTGTTGCTTGCCGCCCTGCCCCCCGCTGATAAACTCTATACCGCACTAGCCGGGGTTGCCGTGGCAGTAGCATTGCTGCTACTAGATATGCTGCGCACCACCTTAAATGAATGGCGCGAGGCTCGCCGGAAAAAGAAGCAAAGCAACTTCTTCTACCTGGCGGAAAAGCAGGTGCTGTTAGACCAAGCAACAGAGCGGATCTGTCTGACGACGAAAGCGGACCACGTCGGCCTGTACCGACTCCACAACGGCGAGTACTTCGAAGGAGATGACTCCATCAAGAAGATGAGCCAGGTAAGCGAAGCGGTAGGGGGACGGGATATTTCCCGCTGGAAGCTGGCGAGTCAGAGCATGCTGATGAGCAATTACCCGCACCTCGTGCTGGGGCTTAAGCAGGCGGCCTACTACTGGATGCACCCAGATAATGTGCAGGACTTTGAAATGGGCCGGCTGATGAATGACCGGGCCTATGATTCGTGTGTGGCGCTGCTGATATGCGGCAAGAAGAACCGGCCGCTGGCCATCCTGATCCTCTCCTGGTGCCGTGACCATGTCACGGAAGCCGATGTAGACCTGCTCTCGCTGGAAAGCGACCGACGTGATTTAGCCTTTACCCTTTCTGATTAG
- a CDS encoding DUF6549 family protein, with product MPVLSVLARLYAYRSIVLLLLLAIAAGLIYYLYGENVQKEEEKQSIINLYSQQPETRAVDTQGRETVRVVTPIISAAVLKQVKSGLAAEIRDQLQKEFKGLGVQLISAQRVQTSTAQRVPTVALKDTTIREVTPAGIQTKVAKAGTYKDPWLTLTGVVTDDSLAVKYTIRNEFDVRAYSKRDAKHWWQFWKGRKVYVDLKNQNPNTRTENLEAVAVEKK from the coding sequence ATGCCCGTTCTTTCTGTTCTCGCTCGCCTGTACGCCTATCGCTCTATCGTGCTCCTGCTGTTGCTGGCCATTGCGGCGGGCCTGATCTACTACCTCTATGGCGAAAATGTCCAGAAAGAGGAGGAAAAGCAGAGCATCATCAACCTCTACTCCCAGCAGCCAGAGACTCGTGCCGTCGATACCCAGGGCCGCGAAACGGTGCGCGTAGTGACGCCCATCATTTCAGCCGCTGTGCTTAAGCAGGTTAAGTCGGGATTGGCAGCGGAAATACGGGACCAGCTGCAGAAGGAATTCAAAGGTCTAGGCGTGCAGCTCATTTCGGCCCAGCGCGTGCAAACCAGCACTGCTCAGCGCGTGCCTACTGTGGCACTGAAGGATACCACAATACGGGAGGTGACACCTGCAGGCATTCAGACGAAAGTTGCCAAGGCTGGCACTTACAAGGATCCTTGGCTCACACTTACGGGTGTGGTGACTGATGACAGCCTAGCAGTCAAATACACGATTCGCAACGAGTTTGATGTACGGGCCTACAGCAAGCGCGATGCGAAGCATTGGTGGCAGTTCTGGAAAGGCCGCAAGGTGTATGTGGACTTGAAAAACCAGAATCCCAACACGCGGACAGAGAACCTGGAGGCGGTAGCAGTCGAGAAGAAATGA